In Chryseobacterium gleum, a single genomic region encodes these proteins:
- a CDS encoding TonB-dependent receptor codes for MNKKIQILSILFLGVSSVAFSQIKEEKLVLNKKREPEVKKIEKKKTSVETIKNYPPEEKSQNPVKYTITDVPAVSDFKTSTIQGEDVAPKFDGTAQNNYFQFGMGNYGKVLVDGNVSKTLENKLEVGADVHVLSTNGLKKDYDWKSGQTSANIGAFLNSYGEKGKFNLNAEYGLDSYNYYGIYAMQPTGELDLKQKVNQFKVNGYYDFYSNEILNDIRVKSSFLKDHFDAQENQVSILANFSKHAVELGKSGINLNADLGVGLDAVKTDFAIRDKNSANFFNTSLAPKVTFRKGDSYLMLGSSFSFLNAKNSNDQLEQQKNNKTYWFPQAEFQFAAANEFKFYGGVDGGLKLNTYGDMLQTNPFILSDQFLKPTETKYHFYVGLRGDIDETLKYDFSAGYGKMRDIMFFKANDLFDNTSVNRSAYNFANTFSAIYDDGNVSDIKGSVQYFPLANLILDGELRFTKYNLKNYDNIYNVPLFNASIGAKYTMLDKKLLLGFKGIFASDRTTNSYVIEAVGAPNVIYQSTENTNDKVGGYADLNLSAEYKIHKNFSIFALGNNLLSSKYQTYKGYKVLGAQILGGVKITF; via the coding sequence ATGAACAAGAAAATTCAAATATTATCCATATTATTTTTAGGGGTTTCGTCGGTGGCGTTTTCCCAGATCAAGGAGGAAAAACTGGTTCTTAACAAAAAAAGAGAACCAGAAGTGAAGAAGATCGAGAAGAAGAAAACTTCCGTAGAAACGATTAAAAATTATCCGCCTGAAGAGAAATCACAGAATCCTGTGAAGTATACTATCACAGATGTTCCTGCTGTTTCAGACTTCAAAACTTCAACGATTCAGGGAGAGGATGTAGCTCCGAAATTTGACGGGACCGCTCAGAATAACTATTTCCAGTTCGGAATGGGTAATTATGGGAAAGTCTTAGTAGATGGAAATGTTTCCAAAACCCTGGAGAATAAGCTTGAAGTAGGAGCAGATGTTCATGTTCTCTCTACGAATGGTCTTAAAAAAGATTATGACTGGAAATCCGGGCAGACATCAGCCAATATCGGTGCGTTCTTAAACTCTTACGGCGAAAAGGGTAAATTCAACCTTAATGCTGAATATGGTCTGGACAGCTATAATTATTATGGAATTTATGCTATGCAGCCTACCGGTGAACTTGACCTGAAACAAAAAGTCAATCAGTTTAAAGTAAACGGGTATTATGATTTTTATTCTAATGAAATACTGAATGATATAAGGGTAAAATCATCTTTCCTGAAAGATCATTTTGATGCCCAGGAAAACCAGGTTTCAATTCTTGCCAATTTCTCCAAACATGCTGTTGAATTAGGAAAATCAGGAATCAATCTGAATGCTGATCTTGGAGTGGGATTAGATGCTGTGAAGACAGATTTTGCCATCAGGGATAAAAACTCAGCTAACTTTTTCAATACCAGCCTGGCTCCTAAAGTGACCTTCAGAAAAGGAGACTCTTATTTGATGTTAGGATCTTCATTCTCTTTCCTGAATGCTAAGAATTCCAATGACCAGCTGGAACAGCAAAAAAATAATAAGACTTACTGGTTCCCGCAGGCAGAATTCCAGTTTGCTGCTGCTAATGAATTTAAATTCTACGGAGGGGTAGACGGTGGTCTGAAACTGAATACTTACGGAGATATGCTGCAGACGAATCCATTCATCCTTTCTGACCAGTTTTTAAAGCCTACAGAGACGAAATATCATTTTTATGTAGGTTTGAGAGGAGATATTGATGAAACGCTGAAATACGACTTCTCTGCAGGTTACGGAAAAATGAGAGACATTATGTTCTTTAAGGCCAATGATCTTTTTGATAACACTTCTGTTAACCGTTCTGCTTACAACTTTGCCAATACATTCTCTGCAATATATGATGACGGAAATGTAAGTGATATCAAAGGAAGCGTACAGTATTTCCCGTTAGCCAATCTTATTTTAGACGGAGAGTTAAGATTTACGAAGTACAATCTTAAGAATTATGACAATATTTATAACGTTCCTTTGTTCAATGCAAGTATCGGAGCAAAATATACGATGCTTGACAAAAAGTTATTGTTAGGATTTAAAGGAATCTTTGCAAGTGACAGAACGACAAACTCTTATGTAATTGAAGCAGTAGGTGCACCGAATGTAATTTATCAGTCTACGGAGAATACAAATGATAAAGTTGGCGGGTATGCTGATTTAAATCTTTCTGCAGAGTATAAAATTCACAAAAATTTCAGTATTTTCGCACTCGGAAATAATCTTCTGAGCTCCAAATACCAGACGTACAAAGGCTATAAAGTCCTTGGTGCACAGATTCTGGGAGGGGTGAAAATTACTTTCTAA
- a CDS encoding tetratricopeptide repeat protein — MKSKKILLAAAVIYFGISDAQQSQYFTQKENYRFNLAENLYQTKIYNASQYEYARQYFYNQNLSRSKKEGAQFFDNVIGVILQKNHAEEGLTAFMKEYPNSAYFAQANLPLADYYLAKKDFDKALETLKKVNQYQLSKEENTEYILKLGYAKFMTGDSKGATDALEEAYKTADQSQKGDIAYMLGHLYYSNRQNDKAFQYFDSIKDQDKFSKLVRPYYVQMYYNDKNYDQAITEGNALLNENISDSYKAEVHKIIGESYFMKNDYTAAYPHLKDYLSVQQNPSENDLYEMGFVAAQLKKYDEAVSYYNQLLNSNSALAQNAYYQLGNAYLAVDKKQEALSAFRSSYQMDYDAKVKKLAHEQYAKLSYDIGNPFESPSAVIQSYINENQNGANATEMRSLLVKSYLYSGNYKETLNAIDRLQSSTPEINKVDQEVSYLLGTEEFNKGNYDEAEKYFLRSLGFNINKEFNSRALYWLAQVYYQKGNYPSAIVRYEKLLNENFPEKQQLPYDLGYAYFKSKKFDQAATYFKQYLANPKPEFKNDAELRLADIHYANNDLNEAIAIYDKNEDATDYTLYQKAMALGFKGDTQAKINNLKNLLSKYPDSEYYDDAQYEIGTAYAAQDDFANSNDYFGKVIKGSSDKDLIANASIYRAQNYIDQNQNDKALSELKSLGEQYKNTAYAQKVVQAAKPIFTKNGDVSGYETFARNIGVNVDAAEIDEINLSTGKQLFAKKDYKNAISYYEKYLTQNPTGEGLYQAKYELGESYYQTNNSTKALLVLQEVAGIQNDYQDDAQTRLAQIFLAQGNKAEAKKYLEGIKNSSNISIKNYANVELMKLYAEENNFSEAEKLANAVIANSKNSAAVIETAKVIKARSLMNSGKDKDAQTAYTSLEKSSNTSVAAEALYAKAYYQNKGKAFKSSNETIFKLANNYASEEFWGAKALVLMAKNYIGLKDNYQASYTCDQIIANYKDFPEIVAEAKEVKKQIKK, encoded by the coding sequence ATGAAATCAAAAAAAATACTTTTAGCGGCTGCGGTCATTTATTTCGGAATCTCCGATGCTCAACAGTCTCAATATTTTACCCAGAAAGAAAATTACAGGTTTAATCTAGCCGAAAATCTTTATCAGACCAAAATATACAACGCCTCTCAATACGAATATGCAAGACAATATTTCTACAACCAGAATTTGTCCCGTTCTAAGAAAGAAGGCGCTCAGTTTTTTGATAATGTGATTGGTGTGATTCTTCAGAAAAATCATGCTGAAGAGGGATTAACTGCTTTCATGAAAGAATATCCTAATTCTGCTTATTTTGCACAGGCTAATCTTCCGCTTGCTGATTATTACTTGGCAAAAAAAGACTTTGACAAAGCACTGGAAACACTTAAAAAAGTGAACCAGTATCAGCTTTCAAAAGAAGAGAATACTGAGTATATTCTTAAGCTTGGATACGCAAAATTCATGACGGGTGATTCTAAAGGAGCTACTGATGCTCTTGAAGAAGCTTATAAAACTGCAGATCAGTCTCAGAAAGGAGATATTGCTTATATGCTTGGGCACTTATATTACAGCAACAGGCAAAATGATAAAGCTTTCCAGTATTTTGATTCCATTAAAGATCAGGATAAGTTCTCAAAGCTTGTACGTCCTTATTATGTACAGATGTATTATAATGATAAGAACTACGATCAGGCTATTACAGAAGGAAACGCCCTGTTGAACGAAAACATTTCGGATTCTTACAAAGCGGAAGTTCATAAGATCATCGGGGAGAGTTACTTCATGAAGAATGATTACACCGCTGCATATCCGCATTTAAAAGATTATCTGAGCGTACAGCAGAATCCATCTGAAAACGATTTGTATGAGATGGGATTTGTGGCGGCACAGCTGAAAAAATATGATGAAGCGGTTTCTTATTACAACCAGCTTCTGAACAGCAACTCTGCTTTAGCACAAAATGCTTACTATCAGTTAGGAAATGCTTATCTGGCAGTTGATAAAAAGCAGGAAGCCCTTTCTGCATTCCGTTCTTCTTACCAGATGGATTATGATGCGAAAGTGAAAAAACTGGCTCATGAGCAGTACGCTAAATTAAGTTATGACATCGGTAACCCGTTTGAAAGTCCTTCAGCAGTTATTCAAAGTTATATCAACGAAAATCAGAATGGTGCCAATGCCACAGAAATGCGGTCATTACTGGTGAAATCTTATCTGTATTCCGGAAACTATAAAGAAACGCTGAACGCGATTGACAGATTGCAGAGTTCAACTCCTGAGATCAACAAGGTAGATCAGGAAGTTTCTTATTTATTGGGAACTGAAGAATTCAATAAAGGAAATTATGATGAAGCTGAAAAGTATTTCTTAAGAAGTCTTGGTTTCAATATCAATAAAGAATTTAACAGCAGAGCTTTATACTGGCTGGCACAGGTGTATTACCAGAAAGGAAATTATCCGTCTGCCATTGTTCGTTATGAAAAACTTTTAAACGAAAACTTCCCTGAAAAGCAGCAACTTCCTTATGACTTAGGATATGCCTATTTCAAATCCAAAAAATTTGATCAGGCTGCCACATATTTCAAACAGTATCTTGCCAATCCTAAACCTGAATTTAAAAATGATGCAGAACTTCGTCTTGCAGATATCCATTATGCCAACAATGATCTGAACGAAGCGATTGCCATTTATGATAAAAATGAAGATGCCACGGATTATACTTTATATCAGAAAGCAATGGCTTTAGGATTCAAAGGGGATACGCAGGCAAAAATTAACAACCTTAAAAACCTTTTATCAAAATACCCTGATTCTGAATATTACGATGATGCTCAGTACGAAATAGGAACGGCATACGCTGCTCAGGATGATTTTGCGAATTCCAATGATTATTTCGGAAAAGTAATTAAAGGTTCTTCCGACAAAGATCTGATCGCGAATGCTTCTATCTACAGAGCACAGAATTATATTGACCAGAATCAGAATGATAAAGCACTTTCTGAATTGAAATCTTTGGGTGAACAGTATAAAAATACAGCATATGCTCAAAAGGTGGTTCAGGCTGCCAAACCTATCTTCACGAAAAACGGAGACGTTTCAGGCTATGAAACTTTCGCAAGAAATATTGGGGTAAATGTAGATGCTGCTGAAATTGATGAGATCAACTTATCAACAGGTAAACAGCTGTTCGCGAAGAAAGATTATAAGAACGCCATTTCTTATTACGAAAAGTATCTGACACAGAACCCGACAGGGGAAGGATTGTATCAGGCGAAGTATGAATTGGGAGAAAGTTATTACCAGACCAATAATTCAACTAAAGCTTTACTTGTACTTCAGGAAGTTGCTGGAATTCAGAACGATTACCAGGATGACGCACAAACTCGTTTAGCTCAGATCTTCCTTGCACAAGGGAATAAAGCGGAAGCCAAAAAGTACCTTGAAGGCATTAAAAATTCTTCCAATATCAGCATTAAAAACTATGCGAACGTTGAATTGATGAAGCTGTATGCAGAAGAAAATAACTTCTCTGAAGCTGAAAAACTAGCCAATGCAGTAATCGCCAATTCTAAAAACTCAGCAGCCGTTATTGAAACTGCGAAGGTGATCAAAGCAAGAAGCCTGATGAATTCAGGAAAAGATAAAGATGCTCAGACAGCCTATACTTCTCTTGAAAAATCATCCAATACTTCGGTAGCTGCGGAAGCTTTATATGCTAAAGCCTATTATCAGAATAAAGGAAAGGCTTTCAAGTCTTCTAATGAAACGATCTTTAAGCTTGCCAACAACTATGCTTCGGAAGAATTCTGGGGGGCAAAAGCCTTGGTATTGATGGCGAAAAACTATATCGGTCTGAAGGATAATTACCAGGCAAGTTATACGTGTGATCAGATCATTGCCAATTATAAGGATTTCCCTGAAATTGTTGCAGAAGCAAAAGAAGTTAAAAAACAGATTAAGAAATAG
- a CDS encoding CocE/NonD family hydrolase produces MKFKILLALIFVNLIQAQKFYFPKTTVTDSLILEKQMPELAQQVIPHLQSVKYKPENTVDLMDNLFRLQMVAQDYKNSLASLSENRDLFADNNMGGYRYIGFELYSLAKMEQKENNASFTNALQKVFNQKYQSLPEKLIPRLELALNGDVRESRKQLKKVLDKQKGKDSIDYRTALALCKNYQNYKTYSGIKPQVMQLLASKDNEKFITETKDLKINGNTLTITIIRKKENTSPLPVILTNNIYAGPIDGFFGKRAATYDYVGVVVNTRGKRNSNDANNPFEHESQDLYEVIDWVSKQPWCNGKVGMIGGSYLGFSQWAAVKKVHPALKTIVPQVAVGIGIDYPAQNNVFMSYMLQWIQYVTNNKFTDEADFTNAVKWDSIFTKWYKSGKSFRSLDKISGKPSKIFQRWLDHPGYDEYWQKMVPYKEDFSKINIPILTTTGYYDDDQIGALYYFKQHHQYNKNADHYLVIGPYNHGGAQSFGFTYVNGNPIDPVARISIDDLAFSWFDYILKGGKKPEILKDKINFHVMNTNTWKHVADLDKMHNSSLKFYLQDTKNTSSVFSKPESHSFTRQTVDLKNRNQKDTYYKVSKKDSIKTTNSVAFESEVLDKDIVMSGNMSGVFNVSVNKKDFDTDTYLYQISPDGKSYLLSTHIVRASYAKDNENRQLLEPNKIEQIPIKNSYVMSRKIEKGSKFLLLVGVNNNPNWQINYGSGKDVSDETIKDAGEPLEIKWYNDSYVEIPVYKD; encoded by the coding sequence ATGAAATTTAAGATACTTTTAGCATTAATTTTTGTCAACCTTATACAGGCACAAAAATTTTATTTTCCAAAAACAACTGTAACTGACTCTCTTATATTGGAAAAACAGATGCCAGAGCTTGCACAGCAAGTGATTCCTCACCTGCAGTCTGTAAAGTATAAACCGGAAAATACCGTTGATCTTATGGATAATCTTTTCCGTCTGCAGATGGTTGCCCAGGACTACAAAAACTCACTGGCTTCTCTTTCTGAAAACCGTGATCTTTTTGCCGATAACAATATGGGTGGATACAGATATATTGGATTTGAGCTGTACAGCCTTGCAAAGATGGAGCAAAAAGAAAACAACGCCTCTTTTACGAATGCTCTCCAGAAAGTATTTAATCAAAAATATCAGAGCCTTCCTGAAAAACTGATTCCCAGACTTGAGCTCGCTCTTAACGGAGATGTAAGAGAATCCAGAAAACAGTTGAAAAAAGTACTGGATAAACAGAAAGGCAAGGACAGCATCGATTACAGAACCGCTTTGGCTTTATGCAAAAATTATCAGAATTATAAAACCTACTCCGGCATCAAACCTCAGGTTATGCAGCTGCTGGCTTCAAAAGATAATGAAAAATTCATTACTGAAACAAAAGACCTTAAGATCAACGGAAATACCTTAACCATTACTATTATCCGAAAAAAGGAGAATACATCTCCTCTTCCTGTTATCTTAACCAATAATATCTATGCAGGTCCCATTGATGGCTTCTTTGGAAAAAGAGCTGCTACTTATGATTATGTAGGCGTTGTAGTAAACACTCGTGGCAAGAGAAACAGCAATGATGCCAATAATCCTTTTGAACATGAATCGCAAGACCTCTATGAAGTGATAGATTGGGTAAGCAAACAGCCGTGGTGCAACGGGAAAGTAGGAATGATCGGAGGAAGCTATTTAGGATTCAGCCAGTGGGCAGCAGTAAAAAAAGTGCATCCTGCTTTGAAAACAATTGTTCCACAGGTGGCAGTAGGCATTGGGATAGATTATCCTGCTCAGAATAATGTCTTCATGAGCTATATGTTGCAGTGGATTCAGTATGTAACCAATAATAAATTTACCGATGAAGCTGATTTTACCAATGCTGTAAAGTGGGATTCTATTTTTACAAAATGGTACAAAAGCGGGAAATCATTCAGATCTTTAGATAAAATAAGCGGAAAGCCAAGTAAAATTTTCCAGCGATGGCTGGATCATCCGGGATATGATGAGTACTGGCAGAAAATGGTTCCTTACAAAGAAGATTTTTCTAAAATCAATATTCCGATCCTGACGACTACAGGATATTATGACGACGATCAGATTGGTGCATTGTATTATTTTAAACAACATCATCAATACAATAAAAATGCAGATCACTATCTGGTAATAGGTCCTTACAATCATGGAGGAGCACAAAGTTTCGGGTTTACGTATGTGAATGGTAATCCTATTGATCCGGTGGCCAGAATAAGTATTGATGATCTTGCTTTCTCATGGTTTGATTATATTCTTAAAGGAGGTAAAAAGCCAGAAATTTTAAAAGATAAAATCAATTTTCACGTCATGAATACAAATACGTGGAAACATGTTGCCGATCTTGACAAAATGCACAATTCTTCCTTGAAATTTTACCTTCAAGACACAAAAAACACTTCTTCAGTATTCAGCAAGCCGGAAAGTCATAGCTTCACCAGGCAAACCGTCGATTTAAAAAACAGGAATCAGAAAGACACCTATTATAAAGTCAGCAAAAAAGACAGTATCAAAACAACGAATTCTGTTGCTTTTGAAAGTGAAGTACTTGACAAAGATATCGTCATGAGCGGAAATATGTCAGGAGTTTTCAATGTTTCGGTCAATAAAAAAGATTTTGACACGGATACTTATCTGTACCAGATTTCTCCGGATGGAAAATCCTATTTACTATCAACTCATATCGTGAGAGCAAGCTATGCAAAGGACAATGAAAACCGGCAGCTTCTTGAACCCAATAAAATTGAACAGATTCCGATTAAGAATTCGTATGTTATGAGCAGAAAGATAGAGAAAGGAAGCAAATTTCTTTTATTGGTTGGTGTTAATAATAATCCTAACTGGCAGATTAATTACGGCTCAGGTAAGGATGTAAGTGATGAAACAATAAAGGATGCCGGGGAGCCGCTGGAGATAAAATGGTACAATGACAGCTATGTAGAAATCCCTGTCTATAAAGACTAA
- a CDS encoding APC family permease: MSQLFRRKIYSDTDTSTGLLRVLGVWDIVFFGIAAIIGAGSFSSLGEAVFRGGPGVILLYLICGFACGFTALCYAEFASRIPTAGSAYTYAYASFGELIAWVIGWALIMEYSFGNIYVAFSWSDYFTSFLGRLGMHIPDYLTCSYTEARKAFQYGSENKELLNAWKTAPLIGSLKFIVDIPALVINGLITWLCYVGVKESKNFNNSLVILKLGVILLVILVGFAYINTENWTPVSPATGTPSFMPNGFAGVMSAVSGVFFAYIGFDALSVLSEETKDPQKTLPKGMIISLVLCTVIYIALTLVLTGMVDYKKFDGVGDPLSFIFEKTNANVAWMELVVSFVAIVAITTVLLVFQMGQPRIWYAMSRDGLMPARFQKIHPKYKTPSYATIVTGIVVGIPILFTDKTFILDFTSIGTIFAFVLVCAGVLLLPAKEKIKGRFHLPYVNGKIIFPVVFIGGLIAFYQWQPEFFDNLMNWSDPNEGEFRASIFFFIIINLILCVVAFIKNLSLIPLVGLSSCLYLLTGMSHENWFWFGMWFLIGMVIYFCYGYKNSKLGKELKNS, encoded by the coding sequence ATGAGTCAACTTTTTAGAAGAAAAATCTATTCAGATACAGATACTTCGACGGGGCTTTTAAGGGTCTTAGGTGTGTGGGACATTGTTTTTTTTGGTATTGCGGCCATTATTGGAGCTGGGAGTTTCAGCAGTTTGGGAGAAGCCGTTTTCAGAGGGGGTCCCGGTGTTATCCTTCTATATTTGATTTGCGGTTTTGCCTGTGGGTTTACCGCGTTATGCTATGCTGAATTTGCCAGCAGAATTCCTACTGCAGGTTCTGCTTATACCTATGCTTATGCCAGTTTTGGAGAGCTTATAGCCTGGGTAATTGGCTGGGCTCTGATCATGGAATATTCTTTTGGAAATATTTACGTAGCCTTTTCCTGGTCAGACTATTTCACCAGCTTCCTGGGACGTCTTGGAATGCACATTCCTGATTATCTGACCTGCAGCTATACCGAAGCAAGGAAAGCCTTTCAATATGGTTCAGAAAATAAAGAATTATTAAATGCATGGAAAACAGCGCCGTTAATCGGTAGTCTGAAGTTCATTGTAGATATTCCGGCATTGGTTATCAACGGATTGATTACATGGCTTTGTTATGTAGGAGTAAAAGAAAGTAAAAATTTCAACAACTCATTGGTGATCTTAAAACTCGGTGTTATTTTATTAGTTATTCTGGTTGGTTTTGCTTACATCAACACTGAAAACTGGACTCCTGTAAGTCCTGCAACCGGAACACCTTCCTTTATGCCAAATGGTTTTGCCGGAGTAATGAGTGCCGTATCCGGAGTATTCTTTGCGTATATCGGATTTGATGCATTAAGTGTACTTTCTGAAGAGACCAAAGATCCACAGAAAACTTTACCAAAAGGAATGATCATCTCTCTTGTACTGTGTACGGTAATTTATATTGCTTTAACACTGGTATTAACGGGAATGGTAGACTATAAGAAATTTGATGGTGTGGGAGATCCGCTTTCATTCATCTTCGAAAAAACAAATGCCAATGTAGCATGGATGGAACTTGTGGTTTCTTTCGTTGCTATTGTAGCCATTACTACAGTATTATTAGTATTTCAGATGGGACAGCCTAGAATCTGGTATGCCATGAGCCGTGACGGACTGATGCCTGCAAGATTTCAAAAGATACACCCTAAGTATAAAACGCCATCCTACGCAACCATCGTTACCGGAATTGTAGTGGGGATTCCTATCCTGTTTACAGACAAAACTTTTATCCTTGACTTTACGAGTATCGGGACTATTTTTGCCTTTGTGTTAGTATGTGCCGGAGTACTTCTTCTTCCTGCCAAAGAAAAAATAAAAGGCAGATTTCACCTTCCTTATGTGAATGGTAAAATCATTTTCCCTGTTGTTTTTATTGGTGGATTAATTGCTTTCTATCAATGGCAGCCGGAATTTTTTGACAATCTGATGAACTGGTCAGATCCCAATGAAGGAGAATTCAGAGCTTCTATATTCTTCTTTATCATCATCAACCTTATTCTGTGTGTTGTAGCGTTTATCAAAAATTTATCATTGATTCCATTGGTTGGATTAAGCTCATGTCTGTATCTTCTTACGGGAATGAGCCACGAGAACTGGTTCTGGTTCGGGATGTGGTTCCTGATCGGAATGGTTATTTATTTCTGCTACGGATACAAAAACAGTAAACTGGGAAAAGAATTAAAGAATAGCTAA
- a CDS encoding DUF962 domain-containing protein gives MAERIRTYREFYQFYLTEHSKTGTRIFHFIGTFLVFFVIGYVISSGKERFLWYIPIVGYGFAWFSHAVIERNKPATFKYPLWSLISDFRLFFELLIGKQKFIMPNNKPQNP, from the coding sequence ATGGCTGAAAGAATCAGAACATACAGAGAATTTTATCAGTTTTATCTTACTGAACACAGTAAAACGGGAACCCGGATTTTTCATTTTATCGGAACGTTTCTTGTATTTTTCGTTATAGGATATGTTATCAGTTCAGGAAAAGAAAGATTTTTATGGTACATTCCTATTGTAGGCTACGGATTTGCCTGGTTCAGTCATGCCGTGATTGAGAGAAATAAGCCTGCTACGTTTAAATATCCTTTATGGTCCTTAATCTCAGATTTCAGACTGTTTTTTGAACTTTTGATTGGGAAGCAGAAATTCATAATGCCTAATAATAAACCCCAGAATCCATAA
- a CDS encoding lipocalin family protein produces MFKVFCLASFLAVSSLINAQKITKENVTGFWKLKEAGFYEGKEKVIKEFDNCRLMRNYAIREDGFAVYNYTEGSVGNCSPSEPRLSFWRIVENRIQFYVDDQNILEEVVVIMNKDNTITFSSYIPERKKVDGDAFAEKIANTVHYDILEKQ; encoded by the coding sequence ATGTTTAAGGTATTTTGTCTTGCTTCTTTTCTTGCAGTCTCATCTCTGATTAATGCACAAAAAATAACCAAAGAAAATGTTACAGGATTCTGGAAACTGAAGGAAGCTGGATTTTATGAAGGGAAAGAGAAAGTGATAAAAGAATTCGATAACTGCCGTCTGATGAGAAATTATGCCATCAGGGAAGATGGTTTTGCTGTTTATAATTATACAGAAGGAAGTGTGGGAAACTGCAGCCCGTCCGAGCCCAGACTTTCTTTCTGGAGAATCGTAGAAAACAGGATCCAGTTTTATGTAGATGACCAGAATATCCTTGAAGAAGTAGTGGTAATAATGAATAAAGATAACACGATTACATTTTCAAGTTATATCCCTGAACGAAAAAAAGTAGATGGCGATGCTTTTGCTGAAAAAATAGCAAACACAGTTCACTACGATATCCTTGAAAAACAATAA